One Sulfolobus sp. S-194 DNA segment encodes these proteins:
- the gdS-2 gene encoding hexaprenyl pyrophosphate synthase has translation MDLLSYWKKSKEIIDKLVDDYLVDIKDWQLLEVSKYILKDGKRFRGTLTFLFTEALNGDIKNAHKAALASEILHSASLALDDIVDYDIIRRGGSSAWAIYTNRKVIFITNYLIPSALNIISTYGEEALKISIQLWKDTAVGALKDIFGSPIEYLSTIELKTSSLFKLSTMLASFASHREDLVEETLDIGKYIGIAYQLVDDYIDCVKYERGELKELTGSAKQLYELKGKEYKEFVKKEYENALTNYLDTVRKLEISQDFTEAIISLPTFLTKGLLNEAGLDKL, from the coding sequence GTGGATTTACTTTCTTATTGGAAAAAAAGCAAGGAGATTATTGATAAATTAGTTGATGATTATTTAGTTGATATTAAAGATTGGCAATTACTGGAAGTTAGTAAATATATACTAAAGGATGGAAAGAGATTTAGGGGGACGTTAACATTCTTATTTACAGAGGCTCTTAATGGGGATATAAAAAATGCACACAAAGCAGCTCTTGCTTCAGAGATTCTTCATTCTGCATCCCTTGCATTGGATGATATTGTAGATTATGATATCATTAGAAGAGGAGGGAGTTCAGCTTGGGCAATCTATACTAATAGGAAAGTTATCTTTATTACTAATTATCTAATTCCCTCAGCATTAAATATAATCTCTACTTATGGAGAAGAAGCGTTAAAAATTAGTATACAACTATGGAAGGATACTGCTGTAGGTGCTTTAAAGGATATATTTGGTTCTCCTATAGAATATCTTTCTACAATCGAACTAAAAACCTCTAGTTTGTTTAAACTGTCAACTATGTTAGCCTCATTTGCATCCCATAGAGAAGATTTAGTGGAAGAAACTTTAGATATAGGGAAATATATAGGAATCGCCTATCAATTAGTCGATGATTACATAGATTGTGTAAAATATGAAAGAGGAGAATTAAAGGAGTTAACCGGAAGTGCTAAACAGTTATATGAACTTAAAGGGAAAGAGTATAAAGAATTCGTAAAAAAAGAGTATGAGAATGCTTTAACTAATTATTTAGATACTGTAAGAAAATTAGAAATAAGTCAGGATTTTACTGAGGCTATAATATCATTGCCAACCTTTTTAACGAAGGGACTATTAAACGAAGCTGGGCTGGATAAATTATAA
- a CDS encoding Lrp/AsnC family transcriptional regulator: MTYFLDDIDKKILKILQEDARTPFSKIAKMLNLSESTIHIRIKRLRENGIIKGFYVDVDPEKIGYNVVAFVLIKADPKKYEQILKKIYEFKEVYEIFDVTGEYYALLKVRVKSREELATILDKIGNMDGVTSTYTMFVLRTIKEMKTIDFT, translated from the coding sequence ATGACATATTTCCTTGACGATATAGATAAAAAAATCTTAAAAATTCTTCAAGAAGATGCTAGGACACCTTTTTCTAAGATTGCTAAAATGCTTAATTTAAGCGAGTCTACAATACATATTAGAATTAAGAGATTAAGGGAAAACGGTATAATAAAAGGATTTTACGTGGATGTTGACCCAGAAAAAATAGGTTACAATGTTGTAGCTTTCGTATTGATTAAAGCAGATCCAAAAAAATACGAACAAATATTGAAAAAGATATATGAGTTCAAGGAAGTATATGAAATATTTGACGTGACGGGTGAATATTATGCATTATTAAAAGTTAGAGTAAAAAGCAGAGAAGAACTTGCAACAATATTGGATAAAATAGGTAATATGGATGGAGTAACCTCAACTTATACTATGTTTGTGCTAAGAACAATTAAAGAAATGAAGACAATAGACTTTACTTAA
- a CDS encoding NAD(P)/FAD-dependent oxidoreductase: MDIGIIGAGPAGLALAWFLKGTKYNVTVYEGLNDVGLKPCAWGLISGIEDYVPITKEAIISEIKGFRIYLDDKLVHDIRVNKKLGYIINKPIFLSNIAEKVEVKYNTKIIEKDSEYFTTEGTKIIADKMIYANGHYSLPKDNTIPAIQYVTDYQIDKEIVEFYFYNDLLGYAWIFPDENGSKIGIGGWADISFLKERIKKILKGKILNFHGARVSDFGILEERLNGRFIGEALGTVYPLTGEGIRPSIISAKILADSLLNEKNFEREFKKSKLYWTIQTQAKVVHGVKKGYMSLKGLSRIMTKSDPNLVLKVAIGDFDSFDIIKLFGRMII; this comes from the coding sequence ATGGATATTGGTATAATAGGAGCAGGTCCAGCGGGGTTAGCATTAGCATGGTTCTTAAAAGGTACCAAATATAACGTTACAGTCTATGAAGGACTCAATGATGTAGGTCTGAAACCATGTGCATGGGGATTGATTTCTGGTATTGAAGATTATGTGCCAATAACTAAAGAGGCTATTATAAGTGAAATAAAAGGATTTAGGATATACCTTGACGACAAACTAGTGCACGATATACGAGTAAATAAAAAGTTAGGATATATAATAAATAAGCCAATTTTTCTTAGTAATATTGCTGAAAAAGTAGAAGTAAAATATAACACAAAAATAATAGAAAAAGACAGCGAGTATTTTACTACAGAAGGAACAAAAATAATTGCGGACAAAATGATTTATGCTAACGGTCATTACTCATTACCTAAAGATAACACAATTCCAGCCATTCAGTATGTAACTGATTACCAAATAGATAAAGAAATAGTAGAGTTTTATTTTTATAATGATTTATTAGGTTATGCATGGATATTTCCAGACGAAAATGGAAGTAAAATTGGAATTGGAGGATGGGCTGATATATCCTTTCTTAAAGAGAGAATAAAGAAAATTTTAAAAGGAAAAATACTCAATTTTCATGGAGCGAGAGTATCAGATTTTGGGATTCTAGAAGAGAGACTAAACGGGAGATTTATAGGTGAAGCCTTAGGCACCGTATATCCTCTAACTGGAGAAGGAATTAGACCTTCAATAATATCAGCAAAAATCTTAGCAGATTCGTTGCTTAATGAAAAAAATTTCGAGAGAGAGTTTAAAAAAAGCAAATTATATTGGACTATCCAAACTCAGGCTAAAGTTGTTCATGGTGTTAAAAAAGGATATATGAGTTTAAAGGGACTATCTAGAATTATGACAAAAAGTGATCCTAATCTAGTTTTAAAAGTGGCTATTGGTGATTTTGATTCATTTGATATCATTAAATTATTTGGGAGGATGATAATATGA
- a CDS encoding S-methyl-5'-thioadenosine phosphorylase — MIEPKEKTSIGIIGGSGLYDPQILTNVKEIKVYTPYGEPSDNIILGELEGRKVAFLPRHGRGHRIPPHKINYRANIWALKSLGVKWVIAVSAVGSLRLDYKPGDFVVPNQFIDMTKGRTYTFFDGPTVAHVSMADPFCEHLRSIILDSAKDLGITIHDKGTYICIEGPRFSTRAESIVWKEVFKADIIGMTLVPEVNLACEAEMCYSVIGMVTDYDVFADIPVTAEEVTKVMTENTAKVKKLLYEVIRRLPEKPDERKCSCCQALKTALV, encoded by the coding sequence ATGATTGAGCCAAAAGAAAAGACGAGCATAGGAATTATAGGCGGTTCTGGTTTATACGATCCACAAATACTCACTAATGTAAAAGAAATAAAGGTATACACTCCATATGGAGAGCCCAGTGATAATATAATTCTTGGAGAACTGGAAGGTAGGAAAGTTGCCTTTTTACCTAGACACGGAAGGGGACATAGAATTCCTCCTCATAAAATAAACTATAGGGCCAATATTTGGGCATTAAAGAGCCTTGGAGTGAAATGGGTTATTGCTGTATCTGCTGTAGGAAGCCTAAGATTAGACTATAAGCCTGGTGATTTTGTAGTCCCAAACCAGTTTATCGATATGACTAAAGGAAGAACATATACATTCTTTGATGGCCCTACTGTAGCTCATGTATCAATGGCCGATCCTTTTTGTGAACATTTAAGATCTATAATCTTGGATTCAGCAAAAGATTTAGGAATAACTATTCATGATAAAGGAACATATATTTGCATTGAGGGACCTAGATTTTCCACTAGGGCAGAAAGTATAGTCTGGAAAGAAGTATTTAAGGCTGACATTATAGGCATGACTCTAGTTCCGGAAGTGAATTTGGCGTGTGAGGCTGAGATGTGCTATAGTGTTATAGGTATGGTTACTGATTATGATGTTTTCGCTGATATTCCAGTAACTGCAGAAGAGGTAACAAAAGTTATGACTGAGAATACTGCTAAGGTTAAAAAACTTCTTTATGAAGTTATTAGAAGACTACCTGAAAAACCTGATGAAAGGAAGTGTTCATGTTGTCAAGCTTTAAAGACAGCTTTAGTATAA
- a CDS encoding RimK family alpha-L-glutamate ligase: MFTWWIDIRIAVIHESQKITESAKQLLLEIKNTGNTPIYIRISKLNPIITKDGLEFSYGGKRIDLDGAVIRNLGFISSTEQLMKRFDTLKALESSGVTLINSPDSMFIARDKFNSLLKLKMAKVPVPDTTIVEDPFEVMRLVNEWKDVVIKPVIGSLGLGSVRVSDPDIAFRVAKAILSVSQPVYVQKYVDKPERDIRVFVVGNSILGSVYRINKSSWKTNVAQGSLTQVLLPNHDLEELSLKAVKALKLDYAGIDIVEDKDGSYKVIEVNAAPLWKGFYEATHINPAKYIIEYLIKKIRK, translated from the coding sequence GTGTTCACTTGGTGGATTGATATTAGAATAGCAGTTATTCATGAATCTCAAAAAATTACAGAGTCTGCTAAACAGCTTCTTCTAGAGATAAAGAACACAGGGAATACACCAATATACATTAGAATTTCCAAACTAAATCCTATAATAACTAAGGACGGTTTAGAATTTAGTTACGGAGGAAAAAGAATAGATTTAGATGGGGCAGTAATAAGAAACTTAGGTTTCATATCTTCGACGGAGCAGCTAATGAAAAGATTTGATACTCTTAAAGCTCTTGAAAGTAGTGGTGTTACATTAATAAATTCACCAGACTCCATGTTTATCGCAAGAGATAAATTTAATAGTCTATTAAAACTGAAGATGGCTAAAGTACCAGTTCCAGATACTACCATAGTAGAAGATCCCTTTGAGGTAATGAGGCTTGTTAATGAATGGAAAGATGTTGTAATAAAACCTGTTATAGGTAGCCTAGGACTAGGTTCAGTACGAGTTTCTGATCCAGACATAGCGTTTAGGGTGGCAAAAGCAATATTATCTGTTAGTCAACCAGTTTACGTTCAGAAATATGTTGATAAGCCAGAAAGAGACATAAGAGTTTTCGTTGTAGGTAACTCGATATTAGGCAGTGTGTACAGAATTAATAAATCTTCATGGAAAACTAATGTAGCTCAAGGTTCTCTTACTCAAGTTCTCTTACCAAATCATGATCTTGAAGAACTGTCCCTTAAAGCAGTTAAAGCATTAAAATTAGATTATGCAGGGATAGATATCGTAGAAGATAAGGACGGTAGTTATAAGGTTATTGAAGTAAATGCTGCCCCTCTTTGGAAAGGATTTTATGAAGCTACGCATATTAATCCTGCAAAATATATAATTGAATATCTCATTAAAAAAATTAGGAAATGA
- a CDS encoding phosphoribosyltransferase yields the protein MPKIPVKVVKWEEVVDWSTQLAEKIKESKYDPDIIIAIARGGLVPARIVADVLGVIDILSIKIEHWVETASHTPEAKVKYPFKVDLQGKKALIIDDITDTGDSVELAKKYVKENFGPKEIRTATMQIIEASAKIKPDYYAMVIKDWYWFMYPWNYWEDEINLIRKILTEENNKAIDASYLKAKFVESYGVEPPISVEKILTEMKRRNIL from the coding sequence TTGCCTAAGATACCCGTTAAAGTTGTTAAATGGGAAGAAGTAGTAGATTGGTCAACACAACTAGCTGAAAAAATAAAAGAATCAAAATATGATCCAGACATTATAATTGCGATTGCTAGAGGAGGATTAGTACCAGCAAGAATAGTTGCTGATGTTCTAGGAGTGATTGACATTTTATCTATAAAAATAGAACATTGGGTAGAGACAGCTTCTCATACGCCAGAAGCTAAGGTTAAATATCCTTTTAAAGTAGACTTACAAGGTAAAAAAGCACTGATTATAGATGATATAACAGATACCGGAGATAGCGTAGAACTAGCTAAAAAATATGTGAAAGAAAACTTTGGTCCAAAAGAAATTAGGACAGCCACAATGCAAATCATAGAAGCTAGTGCTAAGATTAAGCCCGACTATTATGCAATGGTAATTAAAGATTGGTATTGGTTCATGTATCCATGGAATTATTGGGAAGATGAAATAAATTTAATTAGAAAAATCTTGACTGAAGAAAATAATAAAGCAATAGATGCTTCCTATTTAAAAGCAAAGTTTGTAGAAAGTTATGGTGTAGAACCACCTATATCAGTAGAAAAAATTCTTACTGAAATGAAAAGAAGAAATATACTTTAG